Part of the Chelonoidis abingdonii isolate Lonesome George unplaced genomic scaffold, CheloAbing_2.0 scaffold0135, whole genome shotgun sequence genome, TTCTGCTCCTCaacctttcttctttcttctcacCCCTTCCTCTGttcctcttttcttcccttcctccttatCCATTTCCTTGCTACTTCTCCCTATTtattttccctcttccctttttGCTTTgtctctcagtttcccatcttcaTACCTCATTGTCTCTCATGGTACCATAGTATTTATCCAGCAGCTTTCCTTCTGGGTACAACGGGCAGGGTTGGGCTGGACACTCAAAGTAATTCTCTTCAGGCCTTTCCCACACTCACCCATGGCTGGGGAGTTTGGTCAAAGACTTAGGCCTGATCCATCATGGTTGCTGTGCACTTAGCTCCGTATCACATTAATCTGAAGTGTCTGTGACCCCAGCTTGTTCCCCTGCCTCTGTCTTTCttaccagggagagagaagaacatGGTAATACATTGATCCTGGTCATCCCTGCATTTCTGAGTGGTGAAGCATCTTCCTCCATTAGGGCAATGATAACACTCCAGAGACACAACAGCTGAAGGAGACAAAACAAAGAGGGTCAACAGGAAAGGTGCCTTCTTTCTCCTAGGAGTGATTGAAATGCAAGGCTCCCCACCAACTTTTCTTTGTGGGGGCAGGGTAGATCGAACAGGAGGATGGCCCAGCAAGTAAGGTGCGAGCTTGGAACATGAGACATGGATTAATTTCACTGGTGTGCCACAAACTGtagtgaccttaggcaagtcacttagtgactctgtgcctcagttccccatctatacaatggtAATAATACTGTTTAGGTAAAATCATTAAGTCTCGTGAGGtgatcagatactatggtaaagGGGTGATTATAAGTAGCATAGATAGACATCTAGCTATGGAAACATGCAGATTTGGTGGACAGGAGGAGGATGGATCAGTCTCTGACCTTGTCAATGCTTGTCTGTACTTGTGGTAGCATGTGGGGTATGCATAGCTAcaggcagcagtgaaaggctctggcacttccttcctgctggagcctccttgctgctggagcctttccccactgcatcCCCCGCACAAGAGCCTTTTCCCACTAGCAGAGCCTTTTCCTGCGATAGGGAAAAGCTCCACAGCCAGGAGGCAGTGGGACAATAATGTCTAAAAATAACAGTGCAGATGAGGGAGGCATGGCTTGGGCGAGTAGAGAGCTGTGCAGTGTACACACCCTAGGGTTCAGGTGTGTAGAGCACTCTACTCACATAAGTTGTGTCTCATTGCCTGCAGTTCTGTTTATAGCCGTGCTAGCTGGGCGTACAGCGTCTGTACCCTACTCCCTGTCATATGTGTAGAACTACCCTTTGTCTAACTTTTCCTTTCTAATGTTTCATATTGAACAAAAGGGTCAGTCAGGAAAACATGAAGGATGGTGAGAAGCAAGAGAGGGTTTACAAGTGGCGGACTCACCTTGTGCCATCAGTGCTAGGGCGAGCACACACACAATCAGGTTCCTCATTTTGTGTAGAAAGGCTTTAAACAGACACCTGGGGATGAGAATgagcaattttctttttttaaaaaggcagtgtaatTAGTGGCTGCATGTGGAGAGTCAGCACATCTCAGAGCAGGGAGGTGAGACTCTTTTACTAGAAAGCTCTGGCCTGCCATTCTGGAACCCTGTGTTAACCTCAGATCCAGAAAGATATCCGAGTCAGTACCAGTAAttaagagaagagccacaaaaccTACCAGCGGCTGAGGGCATCACCACTGAGGAAAGCTCAAAATTGCTAAGTACACAGAGCTGGGGTTAGTGATGACAAAGGCCTGGGTGGGGAACATGGCAACAATCTTTTGACAACTGAAGGTGTAAACACCATGGAGGTAACTTTGTAGAGCGTATATAGGGACATAACGAGGCATGACGAGGGAAAGTTCTGCTGAATATCCTATGTTTTAGTTCATATTTGTCTTGTGTTTTAAGGAAATAATGGT contains:
- the LOC142046016 gene encoding CD59A glycoprotein-like, with translation MRNLIVCVLALALMAQAVVSLECYHCPNGGRCFTTQKCRDDQDQCITMFFSLPVKYAKRCSSTYECEVMKAMGGSAVKAICCGTNRCNR